In Cellulomonas wangsupingiae, the genomic window CTGTCGCTGGGCAAGTCGGCGGTGTACGCCGTCGTCTCCCTGGTCGCCAAGCTCACGGCCGGCCCGCCGCTGGCAGAGCAGACGACGACGCTCAACCCCAGCCGGTCACCGCGGCCCTACCTCGACCTCACGTACCAGCTGCTGTCCATCGGGTTCGCGCTGCTGCCCGTCGCGCTCGCGCTGTACCTGCTGTCCGCCCACGGCCGGTCGGCCGTGCGCCGCATCGGCCTCGACGGCGCCCGGCCGTGGCGCGACCTGGGCGTCGGGGTCGGCCTCGCGGCGCTCATCGGCATCCCCGGCCTCGGGCTCTACGTCGTGGGACGGGCGATCGGCATCACGGTCGAGGTCCAGGCGGCGGCGCTCAACGCGGCATGGTGGACCGTGCCGGTGCTGATCCTGGCGGCGCTGCAGAACGCGCTGCTGGAGGAGGTGATCGCCGTCGGCTACCTCATGGAGCGGCTGCGCGAGCTGCGCTGGGGCACGCCTGCGATCATCGCGGCGAGCGCCCTGCTGCGCGGGTCGTACCACCTGTACCAGGGGTGGGGCGCGTTCGTCGGCAACGTCGTCATGGGCGTCGTGTTCGCGGAGTACTACCGGCGACGGCGACGCGTCATGCCGCTCGTCGTCGCGCACACGACGATCGACGTGGTCGCGTTCGTCGGCTACGCGCTGCTGCCCGACGCCTGGCTGGAGGCCATCGGCGTCACCTGAGTCAGACGACCGCGGAGTCGCGTCCCAGGCCCTTGACGGCCTCCCGCACCGCGAACCCGCTGACGACGTTGAGCACGCCCCCGACGAACGCGAACAGCCCCAGGAGCACGCCGAACACCGCGAGGCTGCCCTGCGGACGGGCGATCAGCAGGAGCGCGAACAGCGTGCAGACCAGGCCGAACGCGAGCGGCCAGTGCCAGCCCGCGTCGCGCGACCGCGACAGCGCGACCGCGGCGAGGATCGACACGACGCCGAGCACGAGGAGCCACGCGGCCAGCAGGAAGAACAGCACCCGCACGGTGGGCCCGGGCCACAGCACGACGACGGCGCCCACGGCGAGCCCGGCGACGCCCTCGACCACCCACCACGTCCCCCCGGGGACGCCCCGGTTCGACAATCCCTGGATGATCGCGACGACGCCGTCGACGATCGCGAAGATGCCGAACAGCCACACGATCGCCTCGACCGACGCCGCCGGCTGCGCCATCAGCAGCAGTCCGAGCACCAGCAGCAGCACGCCGCGCAGCACGGGCAGCCACCACACCTTGCGCAGCGTCCGCGTGACGTGCGCCGTGACGTCGTCGACCATCGTGCGACCTCCTCACGGGCCCCGCGGGACCCCAGGGCGGTGGCGCGGTGCGTACCGCGCGACGGCACCCCTGGGCCGAAGGTAGCGCGCGGCGCCGGTCGCGGCGCGCCCAGCCGTCGACGCCTGCTCGCGGCCGGCGGACACCGCGGCCGGTGGCACGTCAGACCTCGCGGCGGCGGCCCCCGTACCGGCGGTGGACGGCCTGCTTGCTGACCCCGAGCATCGTCGCGATCGCCGCCCACGGGACGCCTGCGGCGCGCGCCCGACGGACGGCGACGGCCTCGCGCCGCTCGACCTCCCGTCGCAGCTGCGACAGCGCGAGCAGGGCACCCAGCGGGTCGTCGTCCTCGGACCGGGCGACCAGTGCGGACATGTCGGCCTCCTGCGTCATCGGTGCTCCTCGTCGATCCATGCGTCAACACATGTTGACGCCGCTGGGTGCCCGATGTCAACACGTGTTGACTCCCGGGACGGAGACCACGACGCGAAAGACCCGCCGTCAGATGGACGAGCCGCGCGCAGCCCGCTGCCTACACTCGCCATCATGCCCATGTCGTCGCCGCCTGCACCGGACGGTGCCGTCGGCGACCCCGCCCCCGGGAACCCGGACCGGGACGCGCCACCGGGCGACGGCACCGCCCCCACCGCCGCCGTACGCGCCGTCCGCTCGCCCGTCGACGTGTGGGACGTGCGCCCGCGACGCGTGCACCGCCCCAGCGACCTGCTCGGCGCGACCCTGACGACCGTCGCCGCCGTGCTCGTGGTCATCCTCGCGACGTACGCCCAGAACACGACGACGGGCGTCGCGGAGGACGTCCAGGGGTTCGCGACGCTGCTGCGGCGCATCCTGTTCGTCCCCGTCAACGTCCTGGTCGGGTTCACCACGGTCGTGGTGCCCATCGCCGTGCTCACCGAGCTCGCGCTCCGGCGCCTCGGACGCCAGCTGCTGCAGGCGGTCGTCGCCGCGATCGCCGCGATGCTCGTCGTCGCCGCGCTGTACTGGACCTTCCTCACGTTCGGTTCCGACG contains:
- a CDS encoding CPBP family intramembrane glutamic endopeptidase, producing MDRSATAAGGGPDDGARADGAGGRERPTGTPAPGDRAVARRLTAEIWIVLGLSLGKSAVYAVVSLVAKLTAGPPLAEQTTTLNPSRSPRPYLDLTYQLLSIGFALLPVALALYLLSAHGRSAVRRIGLDGARPWRDLGVGVGLAALIGIPGLGLYVVGRAIGITVEVQAAALNAAWWTVPVLILAALQNALLEEVIAVGYLMERLRELRWGTPAIIAASALLRGSYHLYQGWGAFVGNVVMGVVFAEYYRRRRRVMPLVVAHTTIDVVAFVGYALLPDAWLEAIGVT
- a CDS encoding HdeD family acid-resistance protein, with translation MVDDVTAHVTRTLRKVWWLPVLRGVLLLVLGLLLMAQPAASVEAIVWLFGIFAIVDGVVAIIQGLSNRGVPGGTWWVVEGVAGLAVGAVVVLWPGPTVRVLFFLLAAWLLVLGVVSILAAVALSRSRDAGWHWPLAFGLVCTLFALLLIARPQGSLAVFGVLLGLFAFVGGVLNVVSGFAVREAVKGLGRDSAVV
- a CDS encoding helix-turn-helix domain-containing protein codes for the protein MTQEADMSALVARSEDDDPLGALLALSQLRREVERREAVAVRRARAAGVPWAAIATMLGVSKQAVHRRYGGRRREV